The nucleotide sequence TGCGCTGAACCGCAAACGTCAATCTTTCTCAAACTTCTTAAGCTCTTGCTCGGTTGGCTCGGGAAGCCGGAGCAAGATTGTTAAGTAATCATCCCTATTGCTTGCCACCTTCACAGCCAGCAAACAGGCTTACCAGCGTCTTTGCCACCACGAAGGCGGCCATGAGGCACGAAAGATGGGGGCGAGAGCCTTAGGGTGTCATCCTGCCCCGTACCGGAATTGATGCGGTGGATGCCCCCTCCTCGAACGGCATCGCAATGTGCCATGGTGGTTATTCAGCCACCACCAAAGAGAAAGGGAGCATCCATGAACGAAGGTATCATCATTGGCGTCGACTTGGCAAAGAACGTGTTCCAACTGCACGGCGCGCGCCGTGATAGGCAGGTTGAGTTTCGAAAAAAGCTGTCACGCGCACAATTCGCCAGGTTTTGCGCCGATCATCCGCCCGCACTGATCGCTATGGAGGTCTGCGCAACGGCTCATTTCTGGGCTCGTGAGCTTGAAAAATATGGCCATGACTTGCGGCTGATCCCGCCAATTTACGTGAAGCCATTCATCTGATCATTCACGATACATGGGGTCAACTTTCTGAACAAGTGCAGCAGCCACAAGCTCCCGTTGATCCCCGGAAAGTGATGAAAAAAAACGCTCGGCGGCACTCAGATAATCATCATGAGCACAATGACACGTCTTCAGTCCCAGCAGGACCTCAGGCCCTACATCAAGCGCCTCTGCAAGCTTGAATACTGTCACAATGCGCGGGCTGTTTGCGCGACGTTCTTCTATGTCCTTTACAGCCCTCATGTTGAGCCCCGCCTTGCGAGAAAGAGCTGCCGCTGATATCTTTCGTTCCTTCAAGAGACGCAAAAGGTTCGTCCGAAAAATTTCAGATCGGTCCTCAGTCGCCCCTTGCTGAATTACACTCATGATCGCTGGCGTCTTCATGTGATAGTCCCCAAATATGTAACTGTAATGTCAATTGCACATAACCCTTACTCGTCAATGAGAATACAGCGCGCAACATGCTGCATTTTTGCAAAAATTCAAACTACTTAGCGTCCAACTTCAAGTGTAGCGTTTGACATGAAATAAGGGACCGTGGTCTGATCGTACCGCCCGCGTTTTTCAGTGCTCTGCACCGTGCAGATTCCAGGCGAGACGAAACAAGAAAAAAGGGCTACGCAAAAGCGAAGCCCTCAAGTTCAGTTTCAGTGTTCGTAATGTACCATAACGATCCAAGTTGCTTTCGCAAGAGAAAATTTACAGGCATTACCCAGCAAAACCGGGGGCCGGTTGCCGGATTGCGAACCATTCGTGCCCCAGTCCAGTGCAGGGCGATTGCGACATGACCTTGAATGTCACCGGGCTCAAACCGCCTCCCCCCCCCCCTGAACGCTCAACTTCGGTGTTTGAAAAATATTAGTTGCCTTCAAAGGATTTTGCAGTGTACCCATCCGAAATTGATAGCAGCACTGGCAATGCCGGGCCGGTTTGCACTGCAGCAAAGGGGATTTTGAGTGTTTTATAAAGACGATAATCTGGCGTTGTTTATAGATGGTGCAAACATCTACTCCGCGGGCAGAGCACTCGGGTTTGACATTGACTACAAGCTGTTGCGGCAAGAATTCATGCGCCGGGGCAAGTTGATCCGAGCATGTTACTATGCTGTTCTCTTTGACAATGAAGAGTATTCTCCAATACGCCCCTTGTTCGATTGGCTCACTTACAATGGTTACCATATGGTCACCAAGCCTGCCAAAGAATACGTTGATAGTGACGGACGTCGGAAGATCAAAGGCAACATGCATATCGAGCTGGCGATCAATGCCATGGAACTTGCTCCACGCCTCGACCACGTGGTTCTGTTTTCAGGAGATGGTGATTTCTGTCCTTTGGTTGAAAGCCTGCAACGTCAGGGCGTTCGTGTTTCCATTGTCTCCACGATCAGAAGCCAGCAGCCGATAGCTAGTGACGAGCTGCGCCGCCAAGCCGACAATTTCATCGAGCTTGATGAGCTGCGCGGCGTAATCAGTCGGCCTGTACGCGGAACTCAGGAAGATAGCTAAACTGCCGCTGTCATCATCCCCGACCTGAACGACGGGGCTTCCCGGGCGTATTTTCAGATCATTTCTTTGATCTTTCCGACCGATATGCCAGCTTGGACGCGAAGAAAGACCCCCTTCTGGAGATCGATAGGATAGTGCCTTGGGACGACTTCCGGCCTTTATTGAAGAAGGTATGGCGCAAGCCCCTGAAAGAGAGATATGCCAAAAAGCTAGTGACGGTCGTCATCAGGCGGCGATTTGAAGTTGCTTGATGCCGTGTTTGAATTCAACCCCCTGAATGACTTCGGGAAGACGGTTTGGCCCAGAGACCTTCCGCCATTTTTCTTGGCTGACATCATCAGCCGGTAGACCATGGCGAGGGCGGTTTTGCGGTTGACCTGACAAACTGTCTGTTTCGCTACGCCACACGCGAGTGACCGGACCAAGGAAGCTGCGTCCCAGCATCGCAGGTGACCTGAATGGCTGTAATGAGCACCGAGCACGACGCTGGCACGATCCATGAGCGTCGTAAGGTCGCTGTACCGCCGCAGTTCTACGTGAGCCCATCAGCGACATTCAAGAAGGCCGCAGCATGGAAGACCTTGGCAGGTGAAGCATAGTGCTCTGCCCCTTGCGGAAGGCCGGCCCACTGCAGTGCCGCGCGGTCACC is from Roseinatronobacter monicus and encodes:
- a CDS encoding helix-turn-helix domain-containing protein, with the translated sequence MKTPAIMSVIQQGATEDRSEIFRTNLLRLLKERKISAAALSRKAGLNMRAVKDIEERRANSPRIVTVFKLAEALDVGPEVLLGLKTCHCAHDDYLSAAERFFSSLSGDQRELVAAALVQKVDPMYRE
- a CDS encoding NYN domain-containing protein — translated: MFYKDDNLALFIDGANIYSAGRALGFDIDYKLLRQEFMRRGKLIRACYYAVLFDNEEYSPIRPLFDWLTYNGYHMVTKPAKEYVDSDGRRKIKGNMHIELAINAMELAPRLDHVVLFSGDGDFCPLVESLQRQGVRVSIVSTIRSQQPIASDELRRQADNFIELDELRGVISRPVRGTQEDS